The Nocardioides campestrisoli genome includes a window with the following:
- a CDS encoding GNAT family N-acetyltransferase has product MADTTPVVGGGDSALDQRLSDELSKYNAAATPGVAPEEELTVRIEDDGELLAGLSGWTWGQAAGIGLTWVHAEHRRSGLGSALLAAFEEEARRRGCTHVFATSFTFQAPDFYQRHGYEETFRWESVPTPGRDDVHMLKHL; this is encoded by the coding sequence ATGGCCGACACCACACCAGTCGTCGGAGGCGGCGACAGCGCATTGGACCAACGACTCAGCGACGAGCTGAGCAAGTACAACGCCGCTGCGACGCCCGGGGTCGCCCCTGAGGAGGAGCTCACCGTCCGGATCGAGGACGACGGAGAGCTGCTGGCCGGCCTGTCCGGCTGGACCTGGGGCCAGGCCGCCGGGATCGGCCTGACCTGGGTGCACGCGGAGCACCGCCGCAGCGGCTTGGGGTCAGCGCTCCTCGCCGCGTTCGAGGAGGAGGCCAGGCGACGGGGATGCACGCACGTCTTCGCCACCTCGTTCACCTTCCAGGCCCCCGACTTCTATCAACGTCATGGCTACGAGGAGACGTTCCGGTGGGAGTCGGTTCCCACGCCCGGGCGGGACGACGTGCACATGCTCAAGCACCTCTGA
- a CDS encoding HNH endonuclease signature motif containing protein codes for MAEKRDSLVTLERLASRVTALKLRVVAASADVADAEGHRDVASWMTHRTRGDRRQRRREQRLAEACDGRWRRLGQALTTGAVHLDQAYVVSRALDDLARLLTDLLGDTSFTPVLTSDRRNEILDQAETHLVEQAASFGPDDLARLGARILQVLAPHVADDAESKKLRDEERHARRVTRLTTQRLGDGTVLVKARVPQHVATRLTTTLEAFTNPRKQCGDAAQPDGPHRATDATGEDLPYEMRLGHAFCALLEGLDPHRLPLHGGSATTLVVTMELDALLRGVGAGQLATGETLSAGEVRRLACTADLVPAVFGTRSELLDLGRTARLFSPAQRRALALRDRQCRAAGCEIPATWCEAHHLLPWGRLGATDLDNGVLLCSHHHHRIHDDRYLHQRLPNGDVRFSRRR; via the coding sequence GTGGCTGAGAAACGAGACAGCCTCGTCACCCTGGAGCGGCTGGCCTCCCGCGTCACCGCCCTGAAGCTGCGGGTGGTGGCAGCCTCGGCCGACGTCGCGGACGCCGAAGGGCACCGCGACGTGGCGTCCTGGATGACGCACCGCACCCGCGGTGACCGGCGCCAACGACGACGGGAGCAGCGTCTGGCGGAAGCCTGCGACGGCCGCTGGCGACGCCTCGGGCAGGCACTGACCACCGGCGCGGTCCACCTCGACCAGGCGTACGTCGTCTCCCGCGCCCTCGACGACCTGGCCCGGCTGCTCACCGACCTGCTCGGGGACACCTCTTTCACGCCCGTGCTCACTTCCGACCGCCGGAACGAGATTCTCGACCAGGCCGAGACCCATCTGGTCGAGCAGGCCGCGTCCTTCGGACCGGACGACCTCGCCCGCCTCGGTGCGCGGATCCTCCAGGTGCTCGCGCCGCACGTGGCCGACGATGCTGAGTCCAAGAAGCTCCGGGACGAGGAGCGGCACGCCCGCCGCGTCACCCGCCTGACCACCCAGCGGCTGGGCGACGGCACCGTCCTGGTGAAGGCGCGTGTCCCCCAGCACGTGGCCACCAGACTGACCACCACCCTCGAGGCCTTCACCAACCCTCGCAAGCAGTGCGGTGATGCGGCGCAGCCCGACGGCCCCCACCGCGCCACCGACGCGACGGGCGAGGACCTCCCCTATGAGATGCGGCTGGGCCACGCGTTCTGCGCCCTGCTCGAGGGGCTGGACCCGCACCGGCTGCCCCTGCACGGAGGGTCCGCGACCACGCTCGTGGTGACGATGGAGCTTGACGCGCTACTGCGCGGAGTCGGCGCCGGCCAGCTCGCCACCGGCGAGACGCTGAGTGCCGGGGAGGTCCGTCGCCTCGCCTGCACCGCCGACCTCGTGCCCGCGGTCTTCGGCACCCGGTCAGAGCTCCTCGACCTCGGACGCACCGCCCGTCTCTTCTCCCCCGCCCAGCGCAGGGCCCTGGCCCTGCGCGACCGACAGTGTCGGGCGGCGGGGTGCGAGATTCCCGCGACCTGGTGCGAGGCACACCACCTGCTGCCCTGGGGGCGGCTGGGAGCAACCGACCTGGACAACGGCGTGCTGCTGTGCAGCCACCATCACCACCGGATCCACGACGATCGCTACCTCCATCAACGACTGCCCAACGGCGACGTCCGGTTCAGCAGGCGACGGTGA